A single Fibrobacter sp. DNA region contains:
- a CDS encoding T9SS type A sorting domain-containing protein has translation MRLQKKSLLVKLFFMLTFYAAASHAQSYKFDFGSGAASSGYIQVTPQTDFTIQTERHSEAVRVRMYRMDGKIVLNRKMTGSYRYQLPIGHLENGLYLLELVSQNGAKVFNINLMK, from the coding sequence GTGAGATTACAGAAAAAAAGCCTGCTTGTAAAATTGTTTTTCATGCTTACCTTTTATGCGGCAGCATCTCATGCTCAGTCGTATAAATTTGACTTCGGATCAGGAGCGGCATCATCCGGTTACATACAGGTTACACCTCAGACCGACTTTACGATTCAAACAGAACGTCATTCAGAGGCTGTAAGAGTAAGGATGTACAGAATGGATGGGAAAATAGTTCTGAACAGGAAAATGACAGGTTCCTATAGATATCAATTGCCAATTGGTCATCTTGAAAACGGGCTATATCTTCTGGAACTGGTTTCACAGAACGGGGCAAAAGTATTTAATATCAATTTGATGAAGTAG